In the genome of Paenibacillus sp. FSL R5-0766, one region contains:
- the zwf gene encoding glucose-6-phosphate dehydrogenase translates to MVEKQLQDEVQTPGAVFFIFGATGDLARRKLFPAIYSLYREGKLAEDFAVIGVARRPRSPEEFREDIYESIKEFCRYAAGEPDEWNTFVEHFEYKALDINNVEGFKELRAQTEHLESKFNTPGNRLFYLALAPELFGSVSYSLRDGGMLESQGWNRLVIEKPFGYDLQSAEHLNEQIREVFREEEIYRIDHYLGKEMVQNIEVIRFGNAFFEPLWNNKHIANVQITLGETVGVEERGGYYDHSGALRDMGQNHMLQMLTMIAMEPPSRLFPEDIRDEKVKVLRSLRAFTSDEEVSNNVVRGQYAEGEYRGKQLPGYRQEDKVDPQSNTETYFAARVFVDNFRWAGVPFYIRTGKRLPVKTTEIVVEFKSMPNNVYLGKKYKLEPNLLVIRVNPMEGIYIKINAKKPGSDSEIQPLAMDFCQSCMIGINSPEAYERLLHDAAEGDSTYFTRWDEVATAWSFVDRIAAAWGQNQGELHTYPAGTWGPEATDKLLEQDGFHWWPVNGQDEDSVIWQVNG, encoded by the coding sequence ATGGTTGAAAAACAATTGCAAGATGAAGTACAGACACCAGGCGCAGTATTTTTCATTTTTGGAGCAACGGGTGATTTGGCCCGCCGGAAGCTGTTTCCGGCTATCTACAGTCTTTACCGCGAAGGCAAGCTTGCCGAAGACTTTGCGGTTATTGGCGTAGCACGTCGTCCGAGGTCCCCAGAAGAATTCCGGGAAGACATCTATGAATCCATTAAGGAGTTCTGCCGTTATGCAGCGGGCGAACCTGATGAGTGGAACACTTTTGTCGAGCATTTTGAATACAAAGCACTGGATATCAATAATGTGGAAGGATTCAAAGAACTGCGTGCGCAGACGGAGCATCTGGAATCAAAGTTTAACACGCCGGGGAATCGGTTGTTCTATCTGGCACTGGCACCTGAGCTGTTTGGCAGTGTCTCGTATAGTTTGCGGGACGGCGGTATGTTGGAAAGTCAGGGGTGGAACCGTTTGGTGATCGAAAAACCATTTGGTTATGATCTGCAATCCGCTGAACATCTGAATGAACAGATTCGTGAGGTGTTCCGTGAAGAGGAAATCTATCGGATTGATCATTATCTGGGCAAGGAGATGGTGCAAAATATCGAAGTGATCCGCTTCGGGAATGCTTTTTTTGAACCGCTCTGGAATAACAAACATATTGCCAACGTTCAGATTACGCTCGGTGAAACAGTAGGCGTGGAAGAACGTGGCGGTTATTATGATCACTCCGGTGCACTGCGTGATATGGGGCAGAATCATATGCTGCAGATGCTGACGATGATTGCGATGGAACCGCCAAGTCGCCTGTTCCCGGAGGATATTCGGGATGAAAAGGTGAAGGTATTACGTTCGTTGCGGGCGTTCACATCGGATGAGGAAGTGAGCAACAACGTTGTGCGGGGACAGTATGCCGAAGGGGAGTACCGTGGCAAGCAGCTTCCCGGTTATCGTCAGGAAGATAAGGTTGATCCGCAGTCGAATACGGAAACTTATTTTGCAGCACGTGTATTCGTGGATAATTTCCGCTGGGCGGGAGTTCCATTCTACATTCGGACAGGCAAGCGTCTTCCGGTGAAAACGACCGAGATCGTAGTGGAGTTCAAGTCGATGCCAAACAACGTGTACCTTGGGAAAAAGTATAAATTGGAGCCGAATCTGCTGGTCATTCGAGTGAATCCGATGGAAGGCATATATATCAAAATCAATGCCAAGAAACCAGGCTCAGATTCCGAGATTCAGCCACTTGCAATGGATTTCTGTCAGAGCTGCATGATTGGAATTAACTCGCCTGAAGCATATGAACGTCTGTTGCACGACGCCGCAGAGGGGGATTCTACGTACTTTACCCGTTGGGATGAAGTGGCAACAGCCTGGTCTTTTGTGGATCGGATCGCAGCAGCCTGGGGACAGAATCAGGGAGAGCTTCATACGTACCCTGCTGGAACATGGGGGCCAGAAGCGACAGATAAGCTGCTGGAGCAGGACGGATTCCACTGGTGGCCAGTGAATGGTCAGGACGAGGACAGCGTGATCTGGCAAGTGAATGGTTAG
- a CDS encoding DoxX family protein, producing the protein MLDVGLLLIRLVIGLSFMAHGAQKLFGWFGGYGIKGTGGWFESMGMKPGALVALLAGLAEFGGGLLLALGLLTPVGGILIALTMVIAIVKVHGANGYWSTQNGFEYNLAILVIGVALALTGGGQYALDALIF; encoded by the coding sequence ATGTTGGATGTAGGATTGTTGTTGATTCGTTTGGTGATTGGATTGTCGTTCATGGCGCACGGGGCACAAAAGCTGTTTGGATGGTTCGGAGGTTACGGGATCAAGGGTACAGGTGGCTGGTTTGAATCGATGGGCATGAAACCAGGTGCATTGGTAGCGTTACTGGCTGGACTCGCTGAATTCGGTGGTGGACTGTTGCTGGCTCTGGGTCTGCTTACACCGGTAGGTGGCATTCTGATTGCATTGACGATGGTTATTGCCATTGTGAAAGTCCATGGAGCGAACGGATACTGGTCCACACAGAACGGATTCGAATATAATCTCGCGATTCTGGTGATTGGTGTAGCGCTGGCCCTGACGGGTGGCGGACAATACGCGCTGGATGCATTGATTTTCTAA